The Chryseobacterium indicum genome contains a region encoding:
- a CDS encoding 2-hydroxyacid dehydrogenase, which translates to MRILLLDKNHPLITEQLLAKNFILEEDFSSSYDEVCAKIEQYDGIIIRSRIPLGKNFLEKAKNLKFIARVGAGMENIDIPVAEKLGIQLINSPEGNRDSVAEHVVGMLLILMNRLFIASQEVKNGIWLREENRGDELLGKTVGLIGYGNMGKATAKRLSGFGCTVIFHDILPDLSDEFATQVSLEELKERAEVVSLHIPLTEQTYYLVDGSFISDMKNNFYFVNTARGKNVETKSLVEALKAGKVKGACLDVLEYEKSSFENLETENEDLQYLLESEKVIVTPHIAGWTVQSKEKLAQVIVDKIVAQFA; encoded by the coding sequence ATGAGAATTTTACTCCTCGATAAAAACCATCCTTTAATTACCGAACAGCTTTTAGCTAAAAACTTTATTCTGGAAGAAGATTTCAGCTCTTCTTATGATGAGGTTTGTGCTAAAATTGAACAATATGACGGAATTATCATCCGAAGCAGAATTCCTTTGGGCAAGAATTTTTTAGAAAAAGCTAAAAATCTGAAATTCATTGCAAGAGTAGGAGCGGGAATGGAAAATATAGATATTCCGGTGGCTGAAAAACTGGGAATTCAACTGATTAATTCTCCGGAAGGAAACAGGGATTCTGTGGCAGAACACGTTGTCGGGATGTTGCTGATTTTAATGAACCGGCTTTTTATCGCTTCTCAGGAAGTGAAAAACGGCATCTGGCTTCGGGAAGAAAACAGAGGCGACGAACTGTTGGGAAAAACAGTGGGACTTATCGGTTACGGAAACATGGGAAAAGCCACAGCAAAGAGACTTTCAGGTTTTGGCTGTACAGTGATTTTTCATGATATTCTTCCTGATCTTTCGGATGAATTTGCAACACAGGTTTCTCTCGAAGAATTAAAGGAAAGAGCTGAAGTTGTAAGCTTACACATTCCTCTAACAGAACAGACCTATTATTTGGTGGATGGTTCGTTTATCTCTGATATGAAAAACAATTTCTATTTTGTAAACACAGCAAGAGGAAAGAATGTTGAAACGAAAAGTTTAGTTGAGGCATTAAAAGCAGGTAAAGTAAAAGGAGCCTGTCTTGATGTTCTGGAATACGAAAAATCCTCTTTCGAAAATCTGGAAACAGAAAATGAAGACCTTCAATATCTTCTGGAATCCGAGAAAGTAATTGTGACTCCGCATATTGCAGGATGGACGGTTCAGAGCAAAGAAAAACTGGCGCAGGTGATTGTAGATAAAATTGTGGCACAGTTTGCTTAG
- a CDS encoding catalase has translation MDSKKLTLSNGAPYYEHQDSQTVGPRGPVLLQDFILQENLAHFVRERIPERIVHAKGTGAYGTFTVTHDITQYTKAKLFSTVGNSCRMFARFSTVGGEKGSADTARDPRGFALKFYTEDGNWDLVGNNTPVFFIKDAKKFPDFIHTQKRVPKTNLKSATMMWDFWSLNPESLHQVLILMSDRGTPYGHRHMHGFGSHTFSMINAQNERVWVKFHLKSKQGIKNFTNDEAVKMAGENPDFAQEDLCNAIEEGNFPKWTMYIQVMTEEQARDFRWNPFDITKVWFHSDFPLIEVGEMELNEVPVNYFAHVEQSVFSPSNLIDGISFSPDKMLQGRLFSYPDAHRYRVGVNAHLLEVNRCPFAVNNYQRDGFMADSSHYQDKPNYYPNSFDDIKPDPAYKSFEYELDSAHVASYNRNENDDDHYTQPGLLYTKAMNTEDRQNLVNNIVGSMKGITGPKRDEIINRQLCHFFRANIELGMKVASQLNVIIDANMMNHTK, from the coding sequence CGGCGCTCCCTATTACGAACATCAGGATTCACAAACAGTCGGCCCAAGAGGTCCGGTATTGCTGCAGGATTTTATTTTGCAGGAAAATCTTGCTCATTTTGTAAGAGAAAGAATCCCGGAAAGAATTGTTCATGCAAAAGGAACGGGTGCTTACGGAACGTTTACAGTTACCCACGATATTACCCAATATACAAAAGCAAAATTATTTTCTACAGTTGGCAATTCATGCAGGATGTTTGCCCGCTTTTCCACGGTAGGCGGAGAGAAAGGAAGCGCAGATACGGCTAGAGATCCAAGAGGTTTTGCTTTAAAATTCTACACAGAAGACGGAAACTGGGATCTTGTTGGAAACAACACGCCGGTTTTTTTCATCAAGGATGCGAAAAAATTTCCTGATTTTATCCATACCCAGAAAAGAGTTCCGAAAACCAATCTGAAAAGCGCAACCATGATGTGGGATTTCTGGAGCCTGAATCCTGAATCTCTTCATCAGGTTCTGATTTTAATGTCAGACAGAGGAACACCTTACGGACACAGACATATGCACGGTTTCGGATCGCATACTTTCTCTATGATCAATGCTCAGAATGAAAGAGTCTGGGTGAAGTTTCATTTAAAATCCAAACAGGGAATTAAAAATTTCACGAATGATGAAGCGGTAAAAATGGCTGGGGAAAATCCGGATTTTGCTCAGGAAGACCTTTGCAATGCCATTGAGGAGGGAAATTTCCCGAAATGGACAATGTACATTCAGGTAATGACGGAAGAACAGGCAAGAGACTTCAGATGGAATCCTTTTGATATTACCAAAGTATGGTTCCATAGCGATTTCCCGTTAATTGAAGTCGGAGAAATGGAACTGAATGAAGTTCCTGTCAATTATTTTGCACACGTGGAACAATCTGTTTTTTCGCCAAGCAATTTAATTGATGGAATCAGTTTTTCGCCGGATAAAATGCTTCAGGGAAGATTATTTTCTTATCCGGATGCGCACCGATACAGAGTGGGCGTAAATGCTCATCTGCTGGAAGTTAACAGATGTCCTTTTGCAGTTAATAATTATCAGAGAGACGGATTTATGGCAGATTCAAGCCATTATCAGGACAAACCGAATTATTATCCGAACAGTTTTGATGATATTAAACCGGATCCTGCTTATAAAAGTTTCGAATATGAACTGGACAGCGCACATGTAGCAAGCTACAACAGAAACGAAAATGATGACGATCATTACACCCAACCCGGATTATTATATACAAAGGCAATGAATACCGAAGACAGACAAAACCTTGTAAATAATATCGTTGGAAGCATGAAAGGAATTACAGGACCTAAAAGAGACGAGATCATTAACAGACAGTTATGTCATTTTTTCAGGGCCAATATTGAATTGGGCATGAAGGTAGCTTCTCAATTGAATGTGATTATTGATGCAAATATGATGAACCACACGAAATAA
- a CDS encoding enoyl-CoA hydratase/isomerase family protein, with protein sequence MGYENILLNKEDKISIITINRPESLNALNAKTISELSSALNELDSDQSCRVVILTGSGEKSFVAGADIKEFSDFGQEKAEELARNGHNTLFNKIENMTKPVIAAVNGFALGGGLELAMACHIRYASENAKLGLPEVTLGLIPGYGGTQRLPKLVGKGIANEMIFSAKMVPAAKAKEIGLVNEVYPIEELLNKTKELANIIAHNSPMAISKAIHAVNLSDTDKGFETEIKYFGELFEMDDKKEGVSAFLEKRKPSF encoded by the coding sequence ATGGGTTACGAAAATATATTATTAAATAAGGAAGATAAAATATCTATTATTACAATAAACCGACCTGAGAGTTTAAATGCACTCAATGCTAAAACGATCAGCGAATTAAGTTCAGCGTTGAACGAATTAGATTCAGACCAATCCTGCAGAGTAGTTATTCTTACAGGAAGCGGTGAAAAATCTTTCGTTGCTGGAGCAGACATTAAAGAATTCAGTGATTTTGGACAGGAAAAGGCAGAAGAACTTGCCAGAAACGGACACAATACTTTATTCAATAAAATTGAAAACATGACCAAGCCTGTAATTGCAGCCGTAAACGGTTTTGCATTAGGCGGAGGTCTCGAGCTTGCCATGGCATGCCACATCAGATACGCATCGGAAAATGCAAAACTGGGACTTCCGGAAGTAACTTTAGGATTAATTCCCGGTTACGGAGGAACCCAAAGACTGCCGAAGCTTGTAGGAAAAGGTATTGCCAATGAAATGATCTTCTCTGCCAAAATGGTTCCTGCTGCAAAAGCAAAAGAAATCGGACTGGTAAATGAAGTGTATCCAATAGAAGAATTATTAAATAAGACAAAAGAATTAGCCAACATTATTGCCCACAATTCACCAATGGCAATTTCGAAAGCAATTCATGCTGTAAACTTATCGGACACGGATAAAGGTTTTGAAACTGAGATTAAATATTTCGGAGAGCTTTTTGAAATGGACGACAAAAAAGAAGGAGTTTCTGCTTTTCTTGAAAAAAGAAAGCCAAGCTTCTAA
- a CDS encoding heme-binding domain-containing protein — protein sequence MKTFKKIFFWTLLGFALIQFISTDKVNPPVDHKVNFVDAKKTPAKIQGLLKGACYDCHSNETVYPKYAYIAPISWSVKSHINEGREHLNFSIWETYNKDLKQSMLSKSIQTIRNKTMPMPGYIVYHKEANLSDAERALLIQYFDEMLKSKTY from the coding sequence ATGAAAACATTTAAGAAAATATTTTTCTGGACTTTGCTGGGATTCGCTTTGATTCAGTTTATTTCAACAGATAAAGTAAATCCTCCGGTGGATCACAAAGTTAATTTTGTGGATGCTAAAAAAACGCCTGCAAAAATCCAGGGGTTGCTGAAAGGAGCGTGTTACGATTGTCATTCCAACGAAACGGTTTATCCTAAATATGCTTATATTGCGCCGATTTCATGGTCTGTGAAAAGCCACATTAATGAAGGACGTGAACATCTTAATTTTTCGATCTGGGAAACGTACAACAAAGATTTAAAACAGAGCATGCTGAGTAAATCAATACAGACCATCCGGAATAAAACGATGCCGATGCCGGGTTATATTGTTTATCATAAGGAAGCTAATCTTTCCGATGCAGAAAGAGCTTTGCTGATTCAGTATTTTGATGAGATGCTGAAATCCAAAACTTATTAA
- a CDS encoding acyl-CoA thioesterase — MAKIKKASESLTVMTNIVLPNDTNQLRNLFGGELLARMDRCASISATRHCERRVVTASVNHVSFDHPIPEGGIVVMESKVSRAFSTSMEIYVDVWLDDPINHKKIQTNKGIYTFVAVDEFNRPIPIPDMEPETDLEKERYAAALRRKELSLILSGRMKPSESIELKKLFQES, encoded by the coding sequence ATGGCAAAAATAAAAAAGGCGTCAGAATCTCTGACGGTGATGACGAATATTGTACTTCCGAATGATACCAACCAATTGAGAAACCTTTTCGGAGGAGAACTATTGGCAAGAATGGACCGATGTGCTTCGATTTCCGCAACAAGACATTGCGAAAGAAGAGTCGTAACGGCATCCGTAAATCACGTTTCATTCGATCATCCGATTCCGGAAGGAGGAATTGTTGTAATGGAATCCAAAGTTTCCAGAGCTTTTTCCACCTCAATGGAAATCTATGTAGATGTTTGGCTGGATGATCCGATCAATCATAAAAAAATTCAGACCAACAAAGGAATTTATACCTTCGTTGCGGTAGATGAATTCAACAGACCAATCCCGATTCCAGATATGGAACCTGAAACAGATCTTGAAAAAGAACGATATGCAGCAGCACTGAGAAGAAAAGAACTTTCCCTGATTCTTTCCGGAAGAATGAAACCTTCTGAATCTATTGAACTTAAAAAGCTTTTCCAGGAATCCTGA
- a CDS encoding Ig-like domain-containing domain: MKRILFLLVFAFLLQSCARVGSPIGGAKDSLAPKFLSSNIDSSRVNVPRDIKQLRIDFDEYITLKDINKNLNISPPIKNITRIVPSNIANKFILIQWKDTLQANTTYNFNFGNSIADNNEANILRYYNFAFSTGDKLDDLYVSGDVRDALSIKKASENKFVVGLYQVKDTINYRQKPYYITKVDDDGYFELNYLAAGKYKIIAFEDENGNSMYDPGKEKVGFQKDPVVVEKSVSGLNLKLYPSKKPVKYLEMKEAPGGIVMTFEGKPNEVTVKPLNEKIKEYKVTHAPKSDSVRIWFDAVKSEVGQTTNENLKFGYNAGIGKKDSLYNASLFYRYNAKNAMDINSDNGGAMLPPKEDFKILSNYYVDKINTDKWIFRVVGDSLNTVPFTAKISEKNPYQILVKADFISGKKYQLTIPKETVSSFFAKNYQSKRFDFEVDKVENFGSLKFILQNAPKSSYWLQLLDSSDKVLFQKYTKGSEVKFDILKPGEYIVRILVDNNGNGFWDEADFQNETFAEDSYIYYKTAIVRPLWDSNENWDLKDTRVLDPSKISTPKAEPKSQPKDPNKLNLKGNDALVTPSR; the protein is encoded by the coding sequence ATGAAAAGAATTCTTTTTTTATTGGTTTTCGCTTTTCTTTTGCAGTCTTGTGCAAGAGTAGGTTCTCCTATCGGGGGCGCAAAAGATTCCTTGGCTCCGAAATTTTTAAGTTCAAATATAGATTCTTCAAGAGTAAATGTTCCGAGAGATATAAAGCAGTTGCGAATAGATTTTGACGAATACATTACGTTAAAAGACATCAACAAAAACCTGAACATTTCTCCGCCGATTAAAAATATCACCAGAATTGTTCCTTCCAATATTGCCAATAAATTTATCCTGATCCAGTGGAAAGATACTTTACAGGCAAATACAACGTATAATTTTAATTTCGGAAATTCTATTGCAGATAATAATGAAGCCAATATTCTGAGATATTACAATTTCGCGTTTTCTACCGGAGACAAGCTTGATGATCTTTATGTAAGCGGGGATGTAAGAGATGCTTTATCCATTAAAAAAGCCAGTGAAAATAAATTTGTGGTAGGATTATATCAGGTAAAAGACACCATCAATTACAGACAAAAACCTTACTACATTACGAAAGTTGATGATGATGGCTATTTTGAGCTGAATTATCTTGCTGCCGGAAAATATAAAATCATCGCGTTTGAAGATGAAAACGGAAATTCCATGTACGATCCGGGGAAAGAAAAAGTAGGTTTCCAGAAAGATCCTGTTGTCGTAGAAAAATCGGTTTCAGGATTAAATCTGAAATTATATCCGTCTAAAAAGCCGGTGAAATACCTTGAAATGAAAGAGGCTCCGGGAGGAATTGTGATGACTTTTGAAGGAAAACCGAATGAAGTAACCGTAAAACCTTTAAACGAAAAAATAAAAGAGTACAAGGTAACCCACGCTCCAAAGTCCGATTCCGTAAGAATCTGGTTTGATGCCGTAAAAAGTGAGGTAGGACAGACCACGAACGAGAATTTAAAGTTCGGGTACAATGCAGGAATAGGAAAAAAAGACAGCCTTTACAACGCCTCGTTGTTTTACAGATACAATGCGAAAAACGCAATGGATATCAACAGTGATAACGGCGGTGCCATGCTTCCTCCGAAAGAAGACTTTAAGATCCTTTCCAATTATTATGTAGATAAAATAAACACCGATAAATGGATTTTCAGAGTTGTAGGAGATTCCCTGAACACCGTTCCTTTTACCGCAAAAATCTCAGAGAAAAATCCGTATCAGATTTTGGTGAAAGCGGATTTTATTTCAGGTAAAAAATATCAGCTTACCATTCCGAAAGAAACCGTTTCATCATTCTTTGCTAAAAATTATCAGTCGAAACGTTTCGATTTTGAAGTGGATAAAGTCGAGAATTTCGGAAGCTTAAAATTCATCCTTCAGAATGCTCCGAAATCAAGCTACTGGCTGCAACTTTTAGACAGTTCAGATAAAGTGTTGTTTCAGAAATATACCAAAGGAAGCGAGGTTAAATTTGATATCCTAAAACCGGGAGAATACATTGTAAGGATTTTAGTGGATAACAACGGAAATGGCTTTTGGGATGAAGCAGATTTCCAGAACGAAACTTTTGCGGAAGACTCTTATATTTACTACAAAACAGCTATTGTAAGACCGCTTTGGGACAGCAATGAAAACTGGGATCTTAAAGATACAAGAGTTCTGGATCCGTCAAAAATCAGTACACCGAAAGCAGAGCCCAAATCTCAGCCTAAAGATCCGAATAAGCTTAATCTGAAAGGAAATGATGCTTTGGTAACCCCTTCAAGATAA
- a CDS encoding serine hydrolase domain-containing protein has translation MTKRNFILVLSAFLFLFSCKKKSENQDSVAESTTNLPNYGNVDLAKVFAPAENQVVNKASLANYINSYYQKVWENGDLSGGILVAKGDNIIYENYRGFAREGNQNPIGKNTPLHVASVSKTLTAMAMLKLIEAGKVNLSDHLTQYFPGFPYPNVTVKTLLDQRSGLPKYEYFITKIQPAPAELSKTFLTNEDILNMIIKYKPDLARETDTGFMYCNTNFAMLALIIEKVTKVPFPQAMKEMVFDPLKMKNTFIFQEKDIPTASQSFYYGGNKLYPLDRLDLIYGDKNVYTTPRDLYSFSKAMFSKDFLKPELMEQVFTPYSNEKFGMNNYGFGFRMKIFDNGEKLTYHNGWWHGTNSVFAHLLKSKVTIVAIGNKYSNRVYTALALSGLFEDFPPQKDKLHSVMSDDRDTLKGHGEVYGE, from the coding sequence ATGACGAAGCGTAATTTTATCCTTGTATTATCTGCCTTTTTATTCCTTTTTTCCTGCAAAAAAAAATCTGAAAATCAGGACAGTGTCGCTGAAAGCACGACCAATCTTCCCAATTACGGAAATGTAGACTTAGCCAAAGTTTTTGCACCTGCTGAAAATCAGGTTGTCAATAAGGCTTCACTGGCAAATTACATCAACAGTTATTACCAGAAAGTTTGGGAAAACGGCGATCTGAGCGGTGGAATTTTAGTCGCGAAAGGAGATAATATTATTTACGAAAATTACAGAGGCTTTGCCAGAGAAGGAAATCAGAACCCGATTGGTAAAAATACGCCGCTTCATGTCGCTTCTGTTTCAAAAACGTTAACCGCAATGGCGATGCTGAAACTCATTGAAGCAGGAAAAGTGAATTTATCCGATCATCTTACCCAATATTTTCCGGGTTTCCCTTATCCGAATGTTACCGTTAAAACATTGCTCGACCAGAGAAGCGGTCTTCCGAAATACGAATACTTTATCACGAAAATTCAGCCGGCTCCCGCGGAACTTTCAAAAACGTTTCTTACGAATGAGGATATTTTGAATATGATCATTAAATATAAACCGGATCTGGCGAGAGAAACAGATACCGGATTTATGTACTGCAACACGAATTTTGCCATGTTGGCTTTAATCATTGAAAAAGTAACAAAAGTTCCTTTTCCGCAGGCGATGAAAGAAATGGTTTTTGATCCTCTAAAAATGAAAAATACCTTTATTTTTCAGGAAAAAGATATTCCTACGGCATCACAGTCTTTTTATTACGGAGGCAATAAACTGTATCCTTTGGACAGACTGGATTTAATTTACGGAGATAAAAATGTATATACCACACCGAGAGATTTATACAGTTTTTCAAAAGCGATGTTTTCGAAGGATTTTTTAAAGCCTGAATTGATGGAGCAGGTTTTCACGCCTTACAGCAATGAAAAATTCGGAATGAATAATTACGGTTTCGGCTTCAGGATGAAAATTTTTGATAACGGGGAAAAACTTACGTATCACAACGGTTGGTGGCACGGAACCAATTCTGTTTTTGCGCATCTTCTGAAATCTAAAGTCACTATTGTCGCCATTGGAAATAAATATTCCAACAGAGTGTATACCGCTTTGGCTTTATCGGGATTATTTGAAGATTTTCCGCCTCAGAAAGATAAACTTCACAGCGTAATGAGCGATGATCGCGATACATTGAAAGGTCATGGTGAAGTTTATGGAGAATAA
- a CDS encoding GxxExxY protein, which produces MKNDISENEISKIVYESGYLIHKVLGPGLLERAYEECMLYELQKQGLFVEKQKPMPLIYEDVKLDVGYRLDLFIENKFILEIKSVELLNDVHLAQILTYLRLSNSKLGMLINFNTHHFKDGVKRVINGKL; this is translated from the coding sequence ATGAAAAATGATATTTCTGAAAATGAAATCTCGAAAATAGTTTATGAGTCCGGTTATTTAATTCATAAAGTTTTAGGACCCGGATTGTTGGAGAGGGCTTACGAAGAATGTATGCTGTATGAACTTCAAAAGCAGGGACTTTTTGTCGAAAAACAAAAACCAATGCCTTTGATTTATGAAGATGTGAAATTAGATGTAGGTTACAGGCTCGATTTATTTATTGAGAATAAATTTATATTAGAAATAAAATCCGTTGAGTTACTGAATGATGTGCATTTAGCTCAGATTCTTACCTATCTTCGATTGAGCAATTCCAAACTCGGAATGTTGATTAATTTTAATACCCATCATTTTAAAGATGGAGTAAAAAGAGTAATCAACGGCAAATTATAG
- the xerD gene encoding site-specific tyrosine recombinase XerD, whose translation MTWDEKIKDFEIFLRFERNFSENTLDAYIRDIRKLKEYAEEDLGNVGPDTIGYENLQEYIFNLSKQKFSERSQARWISSIKAFFKFLLEDEYREDNPASLLEGPKLGLYLPDTLSLPDINKIISAIEVNSDLGKRNQCIIEVLYGCGLRVSELIDLKISNINFKEQYIKVNGKGNKIRFVPLADYTADLLENYIQEVRSKSKINKKYEDTLFLNSRGTSMSRVIVFLIIKELTDKAGVSKKISPHTFRHSFATHLLQNGADLRYIQEMLGHSSITTTEIYTHLKTEELRDVILSYHPRNINVTQ comes from the coding sequence ATGACTTGGGATGAAAAAATTAAGGATTTTGAAATCTTTCTTCGATTCGAGAGAAACTTTTCAGAAAACACTCTCGACGCCTATATTCGAGACATCAGAAAACTAAAAGAATACGCAGAAGAAGATCTGGGCAACGTCGGGCCCGATACTATAGGCTACGAAAATCTGCAGGAATACATTTTCAATCTTTCCAAACAAAAATTCAGCGAAAGATCTCAGGCGAGATGGATCTCTTCCATTAAAGCATTCTTCAAATTTTTACTGGAGGATGAATACCGTGAAGACAATCCGGCTTCTCTGCTTGAAGGTCCGAAACTTGGACTTTACTTACCGGATACTTTAAGTCTGCCCGATATCAACAAGATCATCAGCGCGATTGAAGTAAACTCTGATCTTGGAAAGAGAAACCAGTGTATCATCGAAGTTCTGTACGGATGCGGACTTCGCGTTTCGGAACTTATTGATCTGAAAATTTCCAATATCAATTTTAAAGAGCAGTATATCAAGGTAAACGGAAAGGGAAACAAAATACGTTTCGTCCCTTTGGCAGATTATACGGCAGATCTTTTGGAAAATTATATACAGGAAGTACGTTCCAAAAGTAAAATCAATAAAAAATATGAGGACACTTTATTCCTGAACAGCCGCGGAACATCGATGTCCAGAGTAATCGTATTTTTAATTATAAAAGAATTAACAGACAAGGCGGGTGTAAGCAAAAAAATATCACCGCATACATTCAGGCATTCTTTTGCAACCCATTTGCTTCAGAATGGTGCAGATCTTCGTTATATCCAGGAAATGCTCGGACATTCCAGCATTACAACGACAGAGATCTACACCCACCTGAAAACAGAGGAACTGCGTGATGTGATCTTGTCTTATCACCCGAGAAATATTAATGTAACTCAATGA
- a CDS encoding NUDIX hydrolase gives MKILKYCPNCGKESLQWDGERKWSCQNCGFTLYNNVAGAVAVVIRYNDEIYLTRRNRDPKKGKLDLAGGFVDPKESAEETCKRELFEELQLDVDISNLKYLTSLPNVYQYKEIDYNTIDLFYEYRVPEKFEVNLELSEISEAVWIPLKELNLEDIAFDSQKKFFEEYLKNI, from the coding sequence ATGAAAATATTGAAATATTGCCCCAACTGCGGCAAAGAATCTTTACAGTGGGATGGAGAAAGAAAATGGAGCTGCCAAAACTGTGGTTTCACATTATACAACAACGTTGCCGGAGCGGTAGCTGTGGTAATAAGATATAATGATGAAATTTATCTTACAAGAAGAAACAGAGATCCTAAGAAGGGAAAACTCGATCTTGCAGGAGGTTTTGTAGACCCGAAGGAAAGTGCAGAAGAAACCTGTAAAAGAGAACTTTTTGAAGAGCTGCAGCTGGATGTTGATATTTCAAATTTAAAGTACTTAACGAGTCTTCCAAACGTCTATCAGTACAAAGAGATTGATTATAATACCATTGATCTTTTTTATGAATACCGCGTTCCGGAAAAATTTGAAGTGAATCTTGAATTGTCTGAAATTTCAGAAGCAGTCTGGATTCCTTTAAAAGAACTGAATCTTGAGGACATTGCTTTTGATTCTCAGAAAAAGTTTTTTGAAGAGTATCTGAAGAATATTTAA
- a CDS encoding deoxycytidylate deaminase: MNKFDKAYLKMAQEWAKLSYCKRKQVGALIVKDRMIISDGYNGTPSGFENCCEDSDGKTHWYVLHAEANAILKLAASTQSAKGATLYLTLSPCKECSKLILQAGITRLVYINEYSDDDGISFLRNHNIEIEQISESELKK; the protein is encoded by the coding sequence ATGAATAAGTTTGACAAAGCTTATCTAAAAATGGCTCAGGAATGGGCAAAACTTTCCTACTGTAAACGAAAACAAGTAGGAGCTCTTATCGTAAAAGATAGGATGATTATTTCAGATGGTTATAATGGTACTCCTTCAGGATTTGAAAACTGCTGTGAGGACAGTGACGGGAAAACACACTGGTATGTACTTCATGCAGAAGCGAATGCTATTTTAAAATTAGCAGCTTCCACGCAGTCTGCAAAAGGTGCAACATTGTATTTAACGCTTTCGCCATGTAAAGAATGCAGCAAGCTGATTCTGCAGGCGGGAATTACCAGACTTGTCTACATCAATGAATATTCGGATGACGACGGGATATCATTTTTAAGAAACCACAATATTGAAATAGAGCAAATTTCGGAAAGTGAACTAAAAAAATAA